In Escherichia ruysiae, a genomic segment contains:
- the yicI gene encoding alpha-xylosidase: MKISDGNWLIQPGLNLIHPIQVFDVEHRGKEMVVYAAPRDVRERTWQLDTPLFTLRFFSPQEGVVGVRIEHFQGALDSGPHYPINVLHDVPVEMQNTSEYAELKSGNLSVRVTKGEFWSLDFLRNGVRITGSQLKNNGYIQDTNTNRSYMFERLDLGVGETVYGLGERFTALVRNGQTVETWNRDGGTSTEQAYKNIPFYITNRGYGVLVNHPQCVSFEVGSEKVSKVQFSVEGEYLEYFVIDGPTPKAVLDRYTRFTGRPALPPAWSFGLWLTTSFTTNYDEATVNSFIDGMAERNLPLHVFHFDCFWMKAFQWCDFEWDPVTFPDPEGMIRRLKAKGLKICVWINPYIGQKSPVFKELQEKGYLLKRPDGSLWQWDKWQPGLAIYDFTNPDACKWYADKLKGLVAMGVDCFKTDFGERIPTDVQWFDGSDPQKMHNHYAYIYNELVWNVLKETVGEEEAVLFARSASVGAQKFPVHWGGDCYANYESMAESLRGGLSIGLSGFGFWSHDIGGFENTAPAHVYKRWCAFGLLSSHSRLHGSKSYRVPWAYDDESCDVVRHFTQLKCRMMPYLYREAARANALGTPMMRAMVMEFPDDPACDYLDRQYMLGDSVMVAPVFSEVGDVQFYLPEGRWTHLWHNDETEGSRWHKQQHDFLSLPVYVRDNTLLALGNNDQRPDYAWHEGTAFQLFNLQDGHEAVCEVPAADGSVIFTLKAARTGNTITVTGAGEAKNWTLCLRNIAKVNGLQGGSQAESDLGVVVTPQGNALTITL, encoded by the coding sequence ATGAAAATCAGCGATGGAAACTGGCTTATTCAACCTGGTCTTAATTTGATTCACCCCATCCAGGTTTTTGATGTTGAGCACCGGGGAAAGGAGATGGTGGTTTATGCCGCGCCGCGTGATGTGCGGGAGCGTACCTGGCAGTTGGATACGCCGCTGTTTACGCTGCGCTTTTTTTCACCTCAGGAAGGTGTGGTTGGCGTGCGGATTGAGCATTTTCAAGGGGCGCTGGATAGCGGTCCGCATTACCCGATTAATGTGTTGCATGACGTTCCGGTGGAGATGCAAAACACGAGTGAATATGCCGAGCTGAAGAGCGGTAATTTGAGTGTTCGCGTTACCAAAGGGGAATTCTGGTCGCTTGATTTTCTGCGCAATGGTGTGCGTATTACCGGTAGCCAGTTGAAAAATAACGGCTATATACAGGATACCAACACCAACCGTAGCTACATGTTTGAGCGGTTGGATCTCGGAGTCGGTGAAACGGTATACGGTCTGGGGGAACGCTTCACTGCGCTGGTGCGTAACGGTCAGACGGTGGAAACCTGGAACCGTGATGGCGGAACCAGCACCGAACAGGCGTACAAAAACATCCCGTTCTATATCACCAACCGTGGCTACGGTGTGCTGGTTAATCATCCGCAGTGCGTCTCGTTTGAAGTGGGATCGGAGAAAGTCTCCAAAGTACAGTTCAGCGTTGAGGGTGAATATCTCGAATACTTTGTTATCGATGGCCCGACGCCGAAAGCGGTGCTCGATCGTTATACCCGTTTTACCGGGCGTCCGGCGTTGCCGCCAGCATGGTCCTTTGGTTTGTGGTTAACGACTTCATTTACCACTAATTATGATGAAGCAACGGTAAACAGCTTTATCGACGGCATGGCGGAACGGAATCTGCCGCTACATGTTTTCCACTTCGACTGTTTCTGGATGAAAGCTTTCCAGTGGTGCGATTTTGAGTGGGATCCGGTAACTTTCCCTGACCCGGAAGGGATGATCCGCCGCCTGAAAGCGAAAGGGCTGAAAATCTGCGTCTGGATTAACCCCTATATAGGGCAAAAATCCCCGGTATTTAAAGAGTTGCAAGAGAAAGGATATTTACTCAAACGCCCGGACGGCTCGTTATGGCAATGGGATAAATGGCAGCCAGGTCTGGCGATTTATGACTTTACCAACCCAGATGCCTGCAAATGGTACGCCGATAAACTGAAAGGCCTGGTAGCGATGGGCGTCGATTGCTTTAAGACCGACTTTGGCGAACGTATTCCAACAGACGTTCAGTGGTTTGACGGTTCCGATCCGCAGAAAATGCATAACCATTATGCATACATCTACAACGAACTGGTGTGGAACGTGCTCAAGGAAACCGTCGGCGAGGAAGAAGCCGTCTTGTTTGCCCGCTCGGCCTCCGTCGGTGCGCAGAAATTCCCGGTACACTGGGGTGGCGACTGTTACGCTAACTACGAATCAATGGCGGAAAGCCTGCGCGGTGGTTTGTCTATTGGCCTTTCTGGTTTTGGTTTCTGGAGCCACGATATCGGTGGCTTTGAGAACACCGCTCCGGCGCACGTTTACAAACGCTGGTGCGCATTTGGTTTGCTCTCCAGCCATAGCCGTTTACATGGCAGCAAATCTTATCGTGTGCCGTGGGCTTATGATGATGAATCCTGCGATGTCGTGCGCCATTTCACTCAGCTTAAATGCCGTATGATGCCGTATCTGTACCGCGAAGCCGCTCGTGCTAACGCGCTGGGTACGCCGATGATGCGCGCAATGGTGATGGAGTTCCCGGACGATCCGGCCTGTGATTATCTTGACCGTCAATACATGTTGGGCGACAGCGTGATGGTTGCGCCAGTGTTCTCTGAAGTGGGCGATGTACAGTTTTATCTGCCAGAAGGTCGCTGGACGCATCTGTGGCATAACGATGAAACAGAAGGCAGCCGTTGGCATAAACAGCAGCATGATTTTCTTAGTTTGCCGGTTTACGTGCGTGACAACACCTTACTGGCGCTGGGGAACAATGACCAACGCCCCGACTACGCGTGGCATGAAGGCACGGCTTTCCAGCTTTTTAATCTGCAAGACGGGCATGAAGCTGTCTGTGAAGTGCCCGCCGCCGATGGTTCGGTGATCTTCACCCTGAAAGCGGCGCGTACTGGCAATACGATTACCGTGACAGGCGCGGGCGAGGCGAAGAACTGGACACTGTGCTTGCGTAATATTGCGAAAGTAAATGGTTTGCAAGGCGGTTCACAGGCTGAAAGTGACTTGGGCGTGGTGGTGACGCCTCAAGGGAATGCGCTGACAATTACGTTGTAA
- the adeD gene encoding adenine deaminase, giving the protein MNNSISHKFHYISRSEYQELLAVSRGEAVADYIIDNVSILDLINGGEISGPIVIKGRYIAGVGAEYVNAPALHRIDANGATAVPGFIDAHLHIESSMMTPVTFETATLPRGLTTVICDPHEIVNVMGESGFAWFARCAEQAKQNQYLQVSSCVPALEGCDVNGASFTLEQMLAWRDHPQVTGLAEMMDYPGVISGQDALLDKLDAFRHLTLDGHCPGLGGKELNAYIAAGIENCHESYLLEEGRRKLQLGMSLMIREGSAARNLNALAPLINEFNSPQCMLCTDDRNPWEIAHEGHIDALIRRLIEQHNVPLHVAYRVASWSTARHFGLNHLGLLAPGKQADIVLLSDARKVTVQQVLVKGEPIDAQTLQAQESARLAQSAPPYGNTIARQPVSASDFALQFTPGKRYRVIDVIHNELITHSRSSVYSENGFDRDDVCFIAVLERYGQRLAPACGLLGGFGLNEGALAATVSHDSHNIVVIGRSTEEMALAVNQVIQDGGGLCVVRDGQVQSHLPLPIAGLMSTDTAQSLAEQIDALKVAARKCGSLPDEPFIQMAFLSLPVIPALKLTSQGLFDGEKFAFTTLEIAE; this is encoded by the coding sequence ATGAATAATTCTATTAGCCATAAATTTCATTACATTAGTCGGAGCGAATACCAGGAATTGTTAGCCGTATCCCGTGGCGAAGCCGTTGCCGATTATATTATTGATAATGTCTCTATTTTGGATCTGATCAATGGCGGAGAAATTTCCGGCCCGATTGTGATTAAAGGGCGTTACATTGCTGGTGTTGGCGCAGAATACGTCAACGCTCCGGCTTTGCACCGAATTGATGCTAACGGCGCAACGGCAGTACCAGGATTTATTGATGCTCACCTGCATATTGAATCCAGCATGATGACGCCAGTCACCTTTGAAACCGCCACCCTACCACGCGGCCTGACAACTGTTATTTGCGATCCCCATGAAATCGTCAATGTCATGGGCGAATCCGGATTCGCCTGGTTTGCTCGCTGCGCAGAACAGGCAAAGCAGAATCAGTATTTGCAAGTCAGCTCTTGCGTACCCGCACTGGAAGGCTGCGATGTAAACGGCGCCAGTTTTACTCTCGAACAGATGCTCGCCTGGCGAGATCACCCGCAGGTTACCGGCCTCGCGGAAATGATGGACTACCCTGGCGTAATTAGCGGGCAGGATGCGCTGCTCGATAAACTGGACGCGTTTCGCCATCTGACGCTGGACGGTCACTGCCCCGGTTTAGGCGGTAAAGAACTTAACGCCTATATTGCTGCCGGTATTGAAAACTGCCATGAGAGCTATTTGCTGGAAGAAGGCCGTCGGAAATTACAACTCGGCATGTCGTTGATGATCCGCGAAGGATCCGCTGCCCGCAACCTCAACGCGCTGGCTCCGTTAATCAACGAATTTAATAGCCCGCAATGTATGCTCTGTACCGATGACCGTAACCCGTGGGAAATCGCCCATGAAGGGCATATCGATGCCTTAATTCGCCGCCTGATCGAACAGCACAATGTGCCGCTGCATGTGGCATATCGCGTCGCCAGTTGGTCAACAGCGCGCCATTTTGGTCTTAATCATCTCGGTTTACTGGCGCCCGGCAAGCAGGCCGATATCGTCCTGTTAAGTGATGCGCGTAAGGTCACGGTGCAGCAGGTACTGGTGAAAGGCGAACCGATTGACGCGCAAACCTTGCAAGCACAAGAGTCGGCGAGACTGGCGCAATCCGCCCCACCGTATGGCAATACTATTGCTCGCCAGCCGGTTTCCGCCAGCGACTTTGCCCTACAATTTACGCCCGGAAAACGCTATCGGGTCATTGACGTTATCCATAATGAGCTGATTACGCACTCCCGCTCCAGCGTCTATAGTGAAAATGGTTTTGATCGCGATGATGTGTGCTTTATTGCCGTGCTTGAGCGTTACGGGCAACGACTGGCTCCGGCCTGTGGTTTGCTTGGGGGCTTTGGTCTGAATGAAGGTGCACTGGCTGCGACGGTTAGCCATGACAGCCATAACATTGTGGTGATCGGTCGTAGTACGGAAGAGATGGCGCTGGCGGTAAATCAGGTGATTCAGGATGGCGGCGGGCTGTGTGTGGTGCGTGACGGTCAGGTGCAGAGCCATCTACCGTTGCCCATTGCCGGCCTGATGAGCACCGACACGGCGCAGTCGCTGGCGGAGCAAATTGACGCCCTGAAAGTTGCCGCCCGCAAATGTGGTTCGTTACCGGATGAACCGTTTATTCAGATGGCGTTTCTTTCCCTGCCAGTGATCCCCGCGTTGAAACTGACCAGCCAGGGGTTGTTTGATGGCGAGAAGTTTGCCTTCACTACGCTGGAAATTGCGGAATAA
- a CDS encoding DUF1198 domain-containing protein: MIWIMLATMAVVFVIGFRVLTSGARKAIRRLSDRLNIDVVPIESMVDQMGKSAGDEFLRYLHRPDESHLQNAAQVLLIWQIVIVDGSEQNLLQWHRILQKARLAAPITDAQVRLALGFLRETEPEMQEINAFQMRYNAFFQPAEGVHWLH, from the coding sequence ATGATCTGGATAATGCTCGCTACGATGGCGGTGGTGTTTGTGATTGGTTTTCGGGTGCTGACATCCGGAGCCAGAAAGGCGATTCGCCGTCTCAGCGATCGGCTGAATATTGATGTCGTACCCATCGAATCGATGGTCGATCAGATGGGAAAGTCAGCGGGTGACGAATTTTTACGTTATCTGCATCGCCCGGATGAGTCGCACCTGCAAAATGCTGCGCAGGTGTTGCTCATCTGGCAAATTGTCATTGTCGATGGTAGCGAACAGAACCTGTTGCAATGGCATCGAATTTTACAAAAAGCCCGCCTCGCAGCTCCCATTACCGACGCTCAGGTCAGGCTGGCGCTGGGTTTTCTGCGCGAAACAGAACCTGAAATGCAGGAGATTAACGCTTTCCAGATGCGCTATAACGCGTTCTTTCAGCCTGCCGAGGGCGTTCACTGGCTGCATTAA
- the adeQ gene encoding adenine permease AdeQ, with the protein MNNDNTDYVSNESGTLSRLFKLPQHGTTVRTELIAGMTTFLTMVYIVFVNPQILGAAQMDPKVVFVTTCLIAGIGSIAMGIFANLPVALAPAMGLNAFFAFVVVGAMGISWQTGMGAIFWGAIGLFLLTLFRIRYWMISNIPLSLRIGITSGIGLFIALMGLKNTGVIVANKDTLVMIGDLSSHGVLLGILGFFIITVLSSRNFHAAVLVSIVVTSCCGLFFGDVHFSGIYSIPPDISGVIGEVDLSGALSLELAGIIFSFMLINLFDSSGTLIGVTDKAGLIDSNGKFPNMNKALYVDSVSSVAGAFIGTSSVTAYIESTSGVAVGGRTGLTAVVVGVMFLLVMFFSPLVAMVPPYATAGALIFVGVLMTSSLARVNWDDFTESVPAFITTVMMPFTFSITEGIALGFMSYCIMKVCTGRWRDLNLCVVVVAALFALKIILVD; encoded by the coding sequence ATGAATAATGACAATACCGATTACGTGAGTAATGAATCAGGGACGCTTTCGCGATTATTTAAACTTCCTCAACATGGAACCACCGTCCGCACAGAATTGATTGCGGGGATGACTACTTTTTTAACCATGGTGTACATCGTTTTTGTTAACCCGCAAATCCTTGGCGCGGCACAAATGGACCCGAAAGTGGTATTTGTCACCACCTGTTTAATTGCCGGTATTGGCAGTATTGCGATGGGGATATTTGCTAACTTACCCGTGGCGCTGGCACCGGCAATGGGGCTGAACGCCTTCTTCGCGTTCGTGGTCGTGGGGGCGATGGGGATCTCCTGGCAGACCGGGATGGGAGCCATATTCTGGGGCGCAATCGGACTGTTTTTGCTCACGCTCTTTCGTATCCGTTACTGGATGATTTCCAACATTCCATTAAGTTTACGTATTGGTATCACCAGTGGTATCGGGTTATTTATTGCCTTGATGGGATTAAAAAATACCGGTGTTATTGTCGCCAATAAAGATACGCTGGTTATGATTGGCGATTTAAGTTCTCACGGCGTGTTGTTAGGTATTTTAGGTTTTTTTATTATAACCGTGTTGTCATCACGTAATTTTCATGCGGCGGTGTTGGTTTCTATTGTTGTTACTTCCTGCTGTGGATTATTTTTCGGTGATGTTCATTTTAGCGGTATCTATTCCATTCCACCCGATATTAGCGGTGTCATTGGTGAAGTCGATTTGAGCGGCGCGTTGTCGCTTGAACTTGCCGGTATCATTTTCTCCTTTATGCTGATCAACCTATTTGATTCATCAGGAACATTAATTGGGGTAACTGATAAAGCTGGCTTAATAGATAGTAACGGTAAATTCCCCAATATGAATAAGGCGCTGTATGTCGATAGCGTCAGTTCGGTGGCGGGTGCGTTTATCGGCACCTCGTCTGTTACCGCCTATATTGAAAGTACTTCTGGTGTGGCGGTCGGTGGCCGCACGGGGCTGACTGCGGTTGTGGTCGGCGTTATGTTCCTGTTGGTTATGTTCTTCTCACCGCTGGTGGCAATGGTTCCACCCTATGCGACTGCCGGGGCGCTCATCTTCGTGGGCGTGTTAATGACCTCAAGTCTGGCGCGCGTTAACTGGGATGATTTTACCGAATCGGTGCCCGCATTTATTACTACGGTGATGATGCCCTTTACTTTCTCGATCACTGAAGGTATCGCGCTGGGCTTTATGTCGTACTGCATTATGAAAGTTTGTACCGGACGATGGCGCGATCTGAACCTGTGTGTGGTGGTTGTAGCGGCGCTGTTTGCGCTGAAAATCATCCTGGTGGATTAG
- the yicS gene encoding protein YicS, producing the protein MKPTTLLLIFAVFAMPGMVYAESPFSSLQSAKEKNTVLQDLRKICTPQASLSDEAWEKLMLSDESNKQHIREAIVAMERNNQSNYWEALGRVECPDM; encoded by the coding sequence ATGAAACCAACGACGCTGCTTCTTATTTTCGCTGTTTTCGCGATGCCGGGTATGGTGTATGCCGAGTCGCCTTTTAGCTCGTTACAATCGGCGAAAGAGAAAAATACGGTATTACAGGATTTGCGAAAAATTTGTACCCCGCAGGCATCGTTATCAGATGAAGCGTGGGAAAAGTTAATGTTGTCTGATGAAAGCAATAAACAACACATACGCGAAGCCATCGTGGCGATGGAGCGTAATAATCAGAGTAACTACTGGGAAGCGTTGGGCAGGGTAGAATGCCCGGATATGTAA
- the nlpA gene encoding lipoprotein NlpA, whose protein sequence is MKLTTHHLRTGAALLLAGILLAGCDQQSSDTKHIKVGVINGAEQDVAEVAKKVAKEKYGLEVELIGFSGSLLPNDATNHGELDANVFQHRPFLEQDNQAHGYKLVAVGNTFVFPMAGYSKKIKTVDQLKDGATVAIPNDPTNLGRALLLLQKEKLITLKEGKGLLPTALDITDNPRHLQIMELEGAQLPRVLDDPKVDVAIISTTYIQQTGLSPVHDSVFIEDKNSPYVNILVAREDNKDAENVKEFLQSYQSPEVAKAAETIFNGGAVPGW, encoded by the coding sequence ATGAAACTGACAACACATCATCTACGAACAGGAGCAGCGTTATTACTGGCAGGAATACTACTGGCAGGCTGCGACCAGCAAAGCAGCGATACCAAACACATCAAAGTTGGCGTCATAAACGGTGCCGAACAAGATGTGGCGGAAGTCGCAAAAAAAGTGGCTAAAGAGAAGTATGGCCTTGAGGTTGAACTGATTGGATTTAGCGGTTCATTGCTGCCGAACGATGCAACAAATCATGGTGAACTGGATGCCAATGTATTCCAGCATCGTCCTTTCCTTGAACAGGATAATCAGGCGCACGGTTATAAACTGGTGGCGGTGGGAAATACCTTTGTATTCCCCATGGCGGGATATTCGAAAAAAATTAAAACGGTCGATCAGCTAAAAGATGGGGCGACAGTGGCGATTCCGAATGATCCGACCAACCTTGGGCGGGCGTTGTTACTTTTGCAAAAAGAGAAACTGATTACGTTGAAAGAAGGGAAAGGTTTACTGCCAACGGCATTGGATATTACCGATAACCCGCGTCATTTGCAGATAATGGAACTGGAGGGGGCACAGTTGCCGCGTGTACTGGACGACCCGAAAGTGGATGTGGCGATTATCAGCACGACTTATATTCAGCAAACCGGGCTTTCCCCGGTGCATGACAGCGTATTTATTGAAGATAAAAATTCGCCGTATGTGAACATTCTGGTGGCGCGGGAAGATAACAAGGATGCAGAAAACGTGAAGGAATTTTTGCAATCTTATCAATCACCAGAAGTTGCTAAAGCGGCAGAAACTATCTTTAACGGTGGCGCGGTGCCGGGCTGGTAA
- a CDS encoding carboxylate/amino acid/amine transporter: MGSTRKGMLNVLIAAVLWGSSGVCAQYIMEQSQMSSQFLTMTRLIFAGFILLTLSFVHGDKVFSIIKNHKDAISLLIFSVVGALTVQLTFLLTIEKSNAATATVLQFLSPTIIVAWFSLVRKSRPGILVFCAILTSLIGTFLLVTHGNPTSLSISPAALFWGIASAFAAAFYTTYPSTLISRYGTLPVVGWSMLIGGLILLPFYAGQGTNFVVNGSLILAFFYLVVIGTSLTFSLYLKGAQLIGGPKASILSCAEPLSSALLSLLLLGITFTLPDWLGTLLILSSVILISMDSRRRARKM; the protein is encoded by the coding sequence ATGGGTTCCACCAGAAAGGGGATGCTGAACGTTCTAATTGCCGCCGTATTGTGGGGAAGTTCAGGTGTCTGCGCACAATACATCATGGAGCAAAGCCAGATGTCATCGCAGTTTCTGACTATGACGCGACTGATATTTGCCGGTTTTATTCTGCTAACGCTCTCCTTTGTCCACGGCGATAAAGTCTTCTCAATCATTAAAAATCATAAAGATGCCATCAGCCTGCTGATTTTTTCCGTTGTTGGCGCACTGACCGTCCAGCTTACTTTCTTACTGACAATTGAAAAATCCAATGCCGCTACAGCAACGGTGCTGCAATTTTTATCACCAACGATTATCGTGGCATGGTTCTCACTGGTACGTAAATCACGCCCCGGCATCCTGGTTTTTTGCGCCATTCTGACATCGCTGATTGGTACGTTTTTATTGGTGACGCACGGTAATCCGACGTCATTATCGATCTCTCCTGCTGCGTTATTCTGGGGTATCGCCTCGGCATTTGCTGCCGCATTCTATACGACATACCCCTCAACGCTCATTTCCCGTTACGGCACGTTGCCAGTGGTCGGCTGGAGTATGCTCATTGGAGGTCTGATCCTGTTGCCCTTTTATGCCGGACAAGGAACAAATTTCGTGGTTAATGGCAGCCTGATTCTGGCATTTTTCTATCTGGTGGTAATTGGAACTTCGCTAACCTTTAGTCTGTATCTGAAAGGCGCACAGTTAATTGGCGGGCCAAAAGCCAGCATTTTGAGCTGTGCAGAGCCATTAAGTAGCGCGCTGCTCTCTTTGCTGTTGCTGGGGATCACTTTCACATTACCTGACTGGCTGGGAACGCTGCTGATTCTGTCATCGGTGATTTTGATTTCAATGGATTCCCGCCGCCGCGCCAGAAAAATGTGA
- the fliB gene encoding flagellin lysine-N-methylase: protein MQIHKVIKPEFVKKFSCVGPDCLISCCQGWQIDIDKKTHHDYLNAHHPEISRLAKENLMLVRKGKQRYSRIKLDAQGQCPFLDENKLCLVHRELGGNALSVTCSTYPRCKKHYADTTRYSMTLSCPEVARLVLFDADSMLVHEQDELLAKAKNNIIARQQPVNQIQQIVHLFAWHLLQAPSLNVEENLMALAQFMVYLQRIEFDLHRHFAQAEQYHQELLSELAAGISLIHRSTSTESVGLKVRALSALGSLIANEGARDNIIAGVHRKMAVYLNITASTDKQDLVDKFAVLDKQWQQLCQDSILSAPHVLRNLLTYKIYHCHFPDADFSTIMRQVYRLILDYFYIKHLLSVTSLEVTPDEATVLKIVASLAEKTLHSPIINERMDKAIDMINAGDDLSCLLLIC, encoded by the coding sequence ATGCAAATCCATAAAGTGATCAAACCCGAGTTTGTGAAGAAGTTTTCCTGTGTCGGACCTGACTGCCTGATTTCCTGTTGTCAGGGATGGCAAATAGATATCGACAAGAAAACTCATCATGATTACCTCAACGCACACCATCCGGAAATTTCCAGGCTGGCGAAAGAGAATTTGATGCTGGTGCGAAAAGGTAAACAAAGATATTCGAGAATTAAGCTGGACGCGCAGGGGCAGTGTCCGTTTCTCGACGAAAATAAACTCTGCCTGGTTCATCGCGAGCTGGGAGGCAACGCGCTTTCAGTTACCTGTTCTACTTATCCACGTTGTAAAAAGCACTACGCGGATACAACTCGTTATTCGATGACGCTTTCATGTCCGGAAGTAGCCCGGCTGGTATTGTTCGATGCCGACAGCATGTTAGTGCATGAACAAGATGAGCTGCTGGCGAAGGCGAAAAACAATATCATCGCCCGGCAGCAGCCGGTTAATCAGATCCAACAGATTGTGCATCTCTTTGCCTGGCACCTTCTACAGGCGCCATCGTTGAACGTTGAAGAGAACCTGATGGCGCTGGCACAGTTTATGGTTTACTTGCAACGCATTGAGTTCGATCTGCATCGCCATTTTGCGCAGGCCGAACAGTATCATCAGGAACTATTAAGCGAGCTGGCGGCAGGTATAAGTTTGATTCATCGCTCAACGTCAACGGAGTCGGTTGGATTGAAGGTGCGCGCGCTGTCGGCATTGGGTTCACTTATCGCGAATGAAGGCGCCAGGGATAACATTATCGCTGGGGTGCATCGGAAGATGGCAGTGTATTTAAACATTACAGCCAGCACGGATAAGCAGGATCTGGTCGATAAGTTTGCAGTTCTGGATAAGCAATGGCAGCAGCTTTGCCAGGATTCTATCCTCAGCGCCCCGCATGTATTGCGCAATTTACTGACCTACAAAATTTACCACTGTCATTTTCCGGATGCTGATTTCTCAACGATCATGCGCCAGGTTTACCGTTTAATCCTCGATTATTTCTATATTAAGCATTTGTTGAGTGTGACATCGCTGGAAGTAACACCAGATGAGGCAACGGTGTTGAAGATTGTGGCGAGCCTTGCCGAGAAAACTTTGCATTCGCCAATTATCAATGAGCGGATGGATAAAGCGATTGACATGATCAATGCCGGGGACGATCTCTCCTGTCTGCTGTTGATTTGTTAA
- the nepI gene encoding purine ribonucleoside efflux pump NepI — MSEHIEENCGADAITRPNWSAVFSVAFCVACLIIVEFLPVSLLTPMAQDLGISEGLAGQSVTVTAFVAMFASLFITQTIQATDRRYVVILFAVLLTLSCLLVSFASSFRMLLIGRACLGLALGGFWAMSASLTMRLVPPRTVPKALSVIFGAVSIALVIAAPLGSFLGELIGWRNVFNAAAVMGVLCIIWIIKSLPSLPGEPSHQKQNTFRMLQRPGVMAGMIAIFMSFAGQFAFFTYIRPVYMNLAGFGVDGLTLVLLSFGIASFVGTSLSSIILKRSVKLALAGAPLVLALSALVLTLWGSDKIIATGVAIIWGLTFALIPVGWSTWITRSLADQAEKAGSIQVAVIQLANTCGAAIGGYALDNIGLTSPLILSGTLMLLTALLVTAKVKMKKS, encoded by the coding sequence ATGAGTGAACATATCGAAGAAAACTGTGGCGCGGATGCCATCACCCGACCGAACTGGTCAGCCGTTTTCTCGGTGGCGTTTTGCGTCGCCTGCCTGATTATCGTTGAGTTTTTACCTGTCAGTTTGCTGACGCCGATGGCGCAGGATTTAGGCATTTCGGAAGGGCTTGCCGGGCAATCGGTGACCGTGACCGCCTTTGTGGCGATGTTTGCCAGTTTGTTTATTACCCAGACAATTCAGGCCACCGACCGCCGCTACGTTGTTATTTTGTTCGCCGTTTTGCTGACGCTCTCTTGCTTACTGGTTTCCTTTGCCAGCTCGTTCAGAATGTTATTAATCGGTCGAGCCTGTCTGGGGCTGGCGCTGGGCGGATTCTGGGCGATGTCAGCGTCACTGACCATGCGTCTGGTGCCGCCTCGTACGGTGCCGAAGGCGCTGTCGGTGATCTTCGGCGCGGTTTCTATTGCGCTGGTGATTGCCGCGCCGTTAGGCAGCTTTTTAGGCGAGCTTATCGGCTGGCGCAATGTCTTTAATGCGGCAGCGGTGATGGGCGTGCTGTGTATTATCTGGATTATCAAATCATTGCCTTCGCTGCCTGGCGAACCGTCACATCAGAAGCAAAATACCTTCCGTATGTTGCAGCGTCCGGGGGTGATGGCCGGGATGATCGCTATCTTTATGTCCTTTGCGGGGCAATTCGCTTTCTTCACCTATATTCGACCGGTATATATGAATCTGGCGGGATTCGGCGTAGATGGCTTAACGCTGGTGCTGTTGAGTTTTGGTATCGCCAGTTTTGTCGGTACGTCGCTTTCGTCGATCATTCTTAAACGTTCAGTAAAACTGGCCTTAGCGGGAGCACCGTTAGTGCTTGCTCTTAGTGCACTGGTACTGACGTTGTGGGGAAGCGATAAAATTATTGCTACCGGTGTGGCGATTATCTGGGGGCTGACCTTTGCTTTAATTCCCGTGGGCTGGTCAACGTGGATCACCCGCTCATTAGCCGATCAGGCAGAAAAGGCGGGATCTATTCAGGTGGCTGTTATTCAGCTTGCCAATACCTGCGGCGCGGCAATTGGTGGTTATGCACTGGATAACATTGGTCTGACTTCGCCGTTAATATTGTCCGGCACGTTGATGTTGCTTACCGCGCTGTTGGTTACTGCAAAAGTGAAAATGAAGAAATCCTGA